The Alistipes megaguti sequence TCTCGGGTGCCGTCGAGGCTGTCGAGGCCGCCTGCGAGAAGGCCAAGGCTGCCGGCGCCCGCCGCGCCCTGCGTCTGCCCGTCGGCGGTGCGTTCCACTCGCCGCTGATGGAGCCCGCCAAGCAGGAGCTCGAAAAGGCCATTCACGAGGCTCCGTTCCAGACCCCCTCGTGCCCGATCTACCAGAACGTAGACGCAAAACCCTATACCGATCCGGCCGCCATCAAGGCAAATCTGATCGCCCAGCTGACGGCCCCCGTACGCTGGACCTACATCGTCAAGAACATGCTGGCCGACGGCGTGACGGAGTTCACCGAACTCGGCCCCGGCACGGTGCTCCAGGGTCTGATCCGCAAGGTCGACGCCAACGCCAACGTCGAGTCGAAATCAACGCTCTAAGGCGGCTGCGGACGAAAACCGCATCTCAGTCAAAAATAACGGTCTGAAATTCAGACCGTTATTTTTTTATTGTCCCAAAAGGCGAAAACTTTATTAAATTTATTAAAAACTTTGCATTATTTAAATATTCTTATTACATTTGCATAATTACTAAAAACAGCCTGGAAGGATGACATCACTCACCGAATTTTTCAACAAACACGAAGACGAGGCCCTGAAGGGCATTTCTCACAAAAACAGCATCATCAAGCGCAATATCATCGCGCACATGGCCGTCAACGGCGAATGTACGCTCTCGGAGCTGACCAAGGAGCTGCACATCAGCGTCCCCACGATCACCAAACTGGTTCAGGAGCTCGTCGAGGAGAACATTGTCACCGATCTGGGCAAGGTCGAGACCCCCGGAGGACGCCGTCCCAATATCTTCGGTCTGGCCAATTCGGCCATCTACTTCGCCGGAGTCAACGTCGGCCGCGACAACATGCGCTTCCTGATCACCGACCTGCAGAACAACATCATCAAGGAGGAGAACGACTTCACGTTCGAACTCATCGACCGCCCGCAGTGCATCGACCGCATCTGCTTGAACATCGAGAACTTCATCGCCAACTGCGGGATCGACCGCGGGAAGATCCTCGGACTGGGCGTCTGCATGACCGGCCGCGTCAATCCGGCCACGGGCCGCAGCTACAAATACTTCACCTCAAGCGAACAGTCGCTGCGTGACATCATCGAACAACGGGTCGGCATCCGCGTGCTGCTCGAAAACGACACCCGCGCCCGCTGCTACGCCGAGTACACCTGCGGCAAGTCGAAGGACGAAAGCAACGTCCTCTACCTCCACATGGGACGAGGCGTGGCCATCGGTATCGTCGTCGACGGACAACTCTACTACGGCAAGAGCGGGTTCGCCGGCGAATTCGGCCACATCCCCTTCTTCGACAACGAGATCATCTGCTCGTGCGGCAAAAAGGGCTGCCTCGAGACCGAGGTCTCGGGTATCGCCATCGAGAACAAAATGTGCCAGCTGATCGAGAAGGGGGTCAACACGATCCTCAAGGAGAAATACGACCAGCAGAAGAGCATCCACATCGACGACATCATCAATGCCGCCAAAAACGACGACAACCTCTCGATCGAACTCATCGAGGAGGCCGGCGAAAAGGTCGGCAAGGCCGTGGCATTCCTCATCAACACGTTCAACCCCGAGACGGTGATCGTCGGCGGAAACCTCGCCGCGGCAGGCGACTACATCATGCTGCCGCTGAAGTCCGCCACGAACAAATACTCGCTCAATCTGGTCTACAAGGATACGAAGTTCCGCGTCTCGAAGATGAGCGAAAACGCCAATGCCTGGGGTGTGGCCATGCTCATCCGCAACAAGGTCATCGGACTGCGATGACGCTCGAGGGGGAGCTGATCCGGCTGCGGGCCGTCGAACCCGAGGATGCCGAACTGATCCACACGTGGGAGAACGACCCGGACGTCTGGGCCGTCAGCGGCACCACGGAACCCTTCTCGCATGAACAGATCCGGCAATTCGTTGAGCGGCAATTGCAGGGCGGAGATCTCTTCCGCACCGGTCAGTTGCGCCTGATGATCGAGGTACCGGAGAGGTCCCGCACGATCGGGACGCTCGACCTGTTCGAATACGACCCGTTGCACGGACGCGCCGGACTGGGAATCCTGATCTACGACGCAGAGCAACGGGGCAGAGGGTATGCAGCCGATGCCGTAGAGACATTCTGCCGTTATGCACGCGAGGGGTTGCGGATGCACCAGTTGTGGTGCAACGTCGGAGCCGACAACGCGGCAAGCCTCGGACTCTTCCGCAAACTGGGATTCCGGGAGGTTGGCACGAAACGCGACTGGCTCTGGACGCCCGACGGCTACCGCGATGAGATCCTCTTCCAGAAAATCCTCGACTGACCGGAGGGAGGGGAAGTGGAGCGGAAAAACTCGCGGTCCCGGCCGACAGCATCAGAAACAGATGCGGCCGACAGCATCAGAACCAGACGCGGCCGACAAAATCGGGAACAGACGCGGCCGACAGCGGCACATGGAGTTCCGAAACCGATGACAGATATACAGAGAGACAAAAAAATCCCGACCTCACAAGGGTCGGGATTTTTCATTGCCACACGGCGCAGGACTACTCCAGGCGACGCGAACCGTCGGAGATCACCACGTCGTAGATCTTCGGTTCATGACCATACTTGGCATTGAACTTCTCTTTGGCCGTAGCGATGAAATGGTCGTAGAGCGAGTTCTTCACCAGATTGATCGTGCAACCGCCGAATCCGCCGCCCATGATGCGCGAACCCGTCACACCGCACTCCTCGGCCACCTCAACCAGGAAGTCCAGCTCTTCGCACGACACTTCGTAATCCTTCGACATGCCCCAGTGGGTCTCGTACATGCGTTTGCCTACGGTCTCGTAGTCGCCCTTCTCCAGCGCATCGCAGACATCCAGCACACGACGCTCCTCGCCGATCACGTAGCGGGCCCGCTTGTAATCCTCTTCGGAGATCTTCTCCTTGATGGCATCGAGCTGCTCCATCGTGGCGCCGCGCAGGAACTCCTGTCCCAGGGCCTTGGCCACCCGCTCGCACGAAGCCCGGC is a genomic window containing:
- a CDS encoding GNAT family N-acetyltransferase, with translation MTLEGELIRLRAVEPEDAELIHTWENDPDVWAVSGTTEPFSHEQIRQFVERQLQGGDLFRTGQLRLMIEVPERSRTIGTLDLFEYDPLHGRAGLGILIYDAEQRGRGYAADAVETFCRYAREGLRMHQLWCNVGADNAASLGLFRKLGFREVGTKRDWLWTPDGYRDEILFQKILD
- a CDS encoding ROK family transcriptional regulator — translated: MTSLTEFFNKHEDEALKGISHKNSIIKRNIIAHMAVNGECTLSELTKELHISVPTITKLVQELVEENIVTDLGKVETPGGRRPNIFGLANSAIYFAGVNVGRDNMRFLITDLQNNIIKEENDFTFELIDRPQCIDRICLNIENFIANCGIDRGKILGLGVCMTGRVNPATGRSYKYFTSSEQSLRDIIEQRVGIRVLLENDTRARCYAEYTCGKSKDESNVLYLHMGRGVAIGIVVDGQLYYGKSGFAGEFGHIPFFDNEIICSCGKKGCLETEVSGIAIENKMCQLIEKGVNTILKEKYDQQKSIHIDDIINAAKNDDNLSIELIEEAGEKVGKAVAFLINTFNPETVIVGGNLAAAGDYIMLPLKSATNKYSLNLVYKDTKFRVSKMSENANAWGVAMLIRNKVIGLR